A single region of the Gossypium arboreum isolate Shixiya-1 chromosome 12, ASM2569848v2, whole genome shotgun sequence genome encodes:
- the LOC108476485 gene encoding uncharacterized protein LOC108476485, with protein sequence MAADLDDDGEQTVSINEYLESIEEEELEADLVLGGDEGDECTYSKGYMKRQAIFSCLTCTPEGNAGICTACCLSCHDGHEVLELWTKRNFRCDCGNSKFREFSCKLSPNKDVENVENSYNHNFKGLYCTCNRPYPDPDLQEQEEMIQCCMCEDWFHEEHISLGSPNEIPRDEEGEPLYEDFICKACSAICSFLTLYPKTIRATGKQPVASVATGKDKSVLEDIPPKDEPGKLDNDVCSDTVQNNLVADMNHGSVSDDKKFVVGESSQNNDSSSLSQSIANSNGTCILGVDWMAASIDSESRPLFLSKNWRDVLCRCDKCLDMYKQKHISYLLDKEDSIAEYEKNAKQKREEKLQKREGAELNFFNNLGHVEKMEILNGIADFKDEFRSFLGSVDPSKAITAADVNQIFENLKNKRRRV encoded by the exons ATGGCTGCCGATCTCGACGATGATGGTGAACAGACTGTGTCAATCAACGAGTATCTTGAGAGTATCGAAGAAGAAGAGTTG GAGGCTGATTTGGTTTTGGGTGGAGATGAGGGCGATGAGTGTACCTATTCTAAAGGTTACATGAAGAGACAGGCAATTTTCTCATGCCTGACATGCACCCCTGAGGGGAATGCTGGAATTTGTACGGCTTGCTGCTTGTCTTGCCATGATGGCCATGAG GTTTTGGAGCTCTGGACCAAGAGAAATTTTAGATGTGATTGTGGAAATTCAAAATTCAGAGAGTTCTCATGCAAGCTTTCCCCAAATAAAGATGTAGAGAATGTAGAGAATTCATATAATCACAACTTCAAAGGTTTATACTGTACTTGCAATCGCCCCTATCCAGATCCAGATCTCCAGGAGCAAGAAGAAATGATACAGTGCTGTATGTGTGAGGACTGGTTTCATGAGGAGCATATCAGTCTCGGTTCCCCTAATGAG ATTCCTAGAGATGAGGAAGGGGAGCCTCTATACGAGGATTTCATATGCAAGGCATGCTCAGCGATTTGTTCTTTTCTGACTCTATATCCTAAAACCATACGGGCAACAGGGAAACAACCTGTTGCTTCTGTTGCAACTGGCAAGGATAAAAGTGTGCTGGAAGACATCCCTCCTAAAGATGAACCTGGGAAACTTGACAATGATGTGTGCTCTGACACTGTCCAAAATAATTTGGTTGCTGATATGAATCATGGCTCTGTATCTGATGACAAGAAGTTTGTTGTTGGTGAAAGCTCCCAGAACAATGATAGCTCAAGTCTGTCCCAAAGTATTGCCAATTCAAATGGTACTTGTATTCTTGGAGTAGACTGGATGGCTGCATCAATTGATTCAGAAAGTAGACCGCTTTTTCTTTCTAAGAATTGGAGAGATGTCCTCTGCAGATGTGACAAGTGCTTAGATATGTACAAGCAGAAACATATCAGTTATCTACTTGACAAAGAAGATTCAATAGCAGAGTATGAAAAAAATGCAAAGCAAAAGAGGGAAGAGAAGTTGCAGAAAAGGGAAGGTGCTGAATTAAATTTCTTTAACAATCTTGGTCATGTAGAAAAAATGGAGATTCTGAATGGCATTGCAGACTTCAAAGATGAGTTCCGGTCTTTCCTG GGGTCAGTTGATCCTTCAAAGGCAATCACAGCAGCTGATGTCAACCAGATTTTCGAGAACCTTAAAAACAAGCGACGGCGCGTGTAG
- the LOC108477536 gene encoding RING-H2 finger protein ATL22-like isoform X1, which yields MALTEIVFFSIFLMFTLQPSTSVEICPVLCGTQLISFPFRLNTQPGRCGYPQFDLSCKNEAHAILTIPFSGGFTVVNIDYIFQNIWIEDPDSCAPRRILQGLNLSGTPFDLLEPRSYTFFNCSSASSTVPKLAEAKLISCLSGKDFSVVAIPTERLDLPASLSTSCSEMAKVLLPLSLSDWSDPGDGFILTWNEPDCKLCESRAGTCMFKNDTGTDVGCSGGFNDGLTRSTKLAIVFGVGIPFSFILGLVIYLRGKVQDHQNLNPTASSAMVVKGLDGQILESYPITLLGESRRLTRPSDNICSICLNEYHAKEILRTIPNCNHYFHAVCIDEWLKLNVVCPLCRSFPMKLISNVTSSRSLISS from the exons ATGGCTCTCACTGAAAttgtcttcttctccatctttctaATGTTCACTCTTCAACCATCGACAAGTGTTGAAATTTGCCCTGTTTTGTGTGGGACTCAATTGATTAGCTTCCCTTTCCGCCTCAACACCCAGCCGGGTCGATGCGGGTATCCCCAGTTCGACCTCTCGTGTAAAAACGAAGCACATGCCATCCTCACGATTCCGTTTTCTGGCGGCTTCACCGTCGTAAACATCGACTATATCTTCCAAAACATATGGATCGAAGACCCGGATTCTTGTGCCCCAAGACGTATTCTTCAAGGACTTAATCTATCCGGCACTCCTTTCGATTTGCTAGAGCCTCGAAGCTACACGTTTTTCAATTGCTCCTCTGCTTCATCGACTGTACCAAAACTGGCTGAAGCAAAACTCATCTCTTGTCTTAGCGGCAAGGATTTTTCGGTCGTGGCTATACCAACGGAACGGCTTGATTTGCCTGCATCATTGTCGACATCGTGTTCGGAGATGGCAAAGGTTTTGCTTCCACTTTCGTTGTCTGATTGGTCGGATCCTGGAGATGGTTTCATATTGACATGGAATGAACCTGATTGCAAGTTGTGCGAAAGCAGGGCTGGGACTTGCATGTTCAAGAATGATACGGGAACGGATGTCGGATGCTCCGGCGGGTTTAATGATG GTCTTACAAGGAGCACTAAATTAGCCATAGTGTTTGGTGTGGGAATACCCTTCTCGTTCATCCTCGGCCTTGTAATTTACCTCCGTGGCAAGGTCCAGGATCATCAAAATCTGAACCCGACTGCATCTTCGGCCATGGTCGTCAAAGGTCTTGATGGGCAAATCCTCGAATCATATCCGATAACATTATTAGGTGAAAGTCGACGATTAACACGGCCGAGTGATAACATTTGCTCTATTTGTCTTAACGAATACCACGCTAAAGAGATATTACGAACTATTCCAAATTGCAACCATTATTTCCATGCCGTTTGTATTGATGAGTGGTTGAAATTAAATGTTGTGTGTCCTTTATGTCGTAGTTTCCCTATGAAACTTATTTCGAATGTTACCTCATCTAGGTCTTTAATATCATCATAA
- the LOC108477536 gene encoding RING-H2 finger protein ATL22-like isoform X2, with the protein MALTEIVFFSIFLMFTLQPSTSVEICPVLCGTQLISFPFRLNTQPGRCGYPQFDLSCKNEAHAILTIPFSGGFTVVNIDYIFQNIWIEDPDSCAPRRILQGLNLSGTPFDLLEPRSYTFFNCSSASSTVPKLAEAKLISCLSGKDFSVVAIPTERLDLPASLSTSCSEMAKVLLPLSLSDWSDPGDGFILTWNEPDCKLCESRAGTCMFKNDTGTDVGCSGGFNDVKKKRELGIRDYESNFQFAIEVSNY; encoded by the exons ATGGCTCTCACTGAAAttgtcttcttctccatctttctaATGTTCACTCTTCAACCATCGACAAGTGTTGAAATTTGCCCTGTTTTGTGTGGGACTCAATTGATTAGCTTCCCTTTCCGCCTCAACACCCAGCCGGGTCGATGCGGGTATCCCCAGTTCGACCTCTCGTGTAAAAACGAAGCACATGCCATCCTCACGATTCCGTTTTCTGGCGGCTTCACCGTCGTAAACATCGACTATATCTTCCAAAACATATGGATCGAAGACCCGGATTCTTGTGCCCCAAGACGTATTCTTCAAGGACTTAATCTATCCGGCACTCCTTTCGATTTGCTAGAGCCTCGAAGCTACACGTTTTTCAATTGCTCCTCTGCTTCATCGACTGTACCAAAACTGGCTGAAGCAAAACTCATCTCTTGTCTTAGCGGCAAGGATTTTTCGGTCGTGGCTATACCAACGGAACGGCTTGATTTGCCTGCATCATTGTCGACATCGTGTTCGGAGATGGCAAAGGTTTTGCTTCCACTTTCGTTGTCTGATTGGTCGGATCCTGGAGATGGTTTCATATTGACATGGAATGAACCTGATTGCAAGTTGTGCGAAAGCAGGGCTGGGACTTGCATGTTCAAGAATGATACGGGAACGGATGTCGGATGCTCCGGCGGGTTTAATGATG tgaagaagaaaagagaattggGTATACGTGATTACGAAAGCAATTTTCAATTTGCTATTGAGGTCTCCAACTATTAA
- the LOC108479871 gene encoding endoglucanase 6, translating to MGKLMRLISMAPLFLLLCLPFAFGGHDYNQALSKSILFFEAQRSGYLPHNQRVTWRANSGLNDGKASGVDLVGGYYDAGDNVKFGLPMAFTVTMMSWSIIEYRKQMAANGELGHAMEAVKWGTDYFIKAHPQPYVLYGEVGDGNSDHYCWQRPEDMTTDRHAYKIDPSNPGSDLAGETAAAMAAASIVFRRSNPAYSRELLRHAYQLFEFADKYRGKYDSSITVAQKYYRSISGYNDELLWAAAWLYQASNNKYYLNYLAKNGDSMGGTGWAMTEFGWDVKYAGVQTLVAKFLMQGKAGHHTPVFEKYRQKAEYFMCSLIGKGSRNIQKTPGGLIYRQRWNNMQFVTSASFLATVYSDYLTSYRGSLKCAAGNVAPSELLSFAKSQVDYLLGDNPRATSYMVGYGNNYPRQVHHRGSSIVSIKVNPKFVACRQGYATWYTRKASDPNVLTGALVGGPDAYDNFADERDNYEQTEPATYNNAPLLGILARLAGGHGGYNQLLPVVAPVPNPVIAKPKPAPKPKRNPTPASSSSPITINQKMTTSWNYKGKTYYRYSTVVTNKSYKTLKALKLSISKLYGPIWGLTKSGNSYGFPEWLNSLPAGKSLEFVYIHAASPADVSVSSYNLA from the exons ATGGGGAAGTTAATGAGACTCATTTCAATGGCTCCTCTGTTTCTGCTACTTTGCCTTCCTTTTGCATTTGGTGGGCATGATTATAACCAAGCTTTGAGTAAGAGTATTCTCTTCTTTGAAGCTCAAAGATCTGGTTACCTCCCTCATAACCAGAGAGTCACATGGAGAGCTAACTCTGGTTTGAATGACGGCAAGGCTAGTGGG GTGGATTTGGTAGGAGGGTATTATGATGCAGGGGACAATGTGAAGTTCGGGTTGCCTATGGCATTCACCGTAACAATGATGTCCTGGAGCATAATAGAGTACCGCAAACAAATGGCTGCTAATGGTGAGCTCGGCCATGCCATGGAAGCCGTCAAGTGGGGCACTGACTATTTCATCAAAGCTCATCCCCAGCCTTATGTCCTTTACGGAGAG gtGGGAGATGGTAACAGTGACCATTACTGTTGGCAAAGACCAGAGGACATGACCACCGACCGTCATGCTTACAAGATTGACCCAAGTAATCCCGGGTCGGATCTCGCCGGTGAAACCGCCGCCGCAATGGCAGCCGCTTCCATTGTCTTCCGCCGCTCCAATCCTGCCTATTCCAGAGAGCTTCTTCGCCATGCCTACCAG CTGTTCGAGTTTGCTGATAAATACAGAGGCAAATATGACAGTAGTATCACAGTCGCTCAAAAATACTACCGATCCATCAGTGGCTACAAC GATGAGTTGTTGTGGGCCGCTGCATGGCTGTACCAAGCTAGTAACAATAAATACTACTTGAACTATCTTGCGAAAAATGGTGACTCAATGGGTGGAACCGGCTGGGCCATGACCGAGTTCGGTTGGGACGTCAAGTATGCTGGGGTTCAGACCCTTGTCGCCAag TTTTTAATGCAAGGTAAAGCTGGTCACCATACACCAGTTTTCGAGAAGTACCGTCAGAAGGCGGAGTACTTCATGTGTTCATTGATCGGAAAGGGTAGCCGTAATATTCAGAAGACTCCCGGTGGTTTGATTTACAGACAGAGATGGAACAACATGCAGTTCGTGACAAGCGCTTCGTTCTTGGCAACCGTCTACTCTGATTATCTAACTTCCTATAGGGGAAGCTTGAAGTGTGCTGCTGGCAATGTTGCACCATCGGAGCTTCTTTCTTTTGCGAAATCTCAG GTGGATTACCTTCTCGGAGACAATCCAAGAGCTACAAGCTATATGGTTGGCTACGGAAACAATTATCCAAGACAAGTTCACCACCGAGGTTCTTCGATTGTTTCGATCAAGGTCAACCCTAAATTTGTTGCCTGCCGACAAGGTTACGCAACTTGGTATACAAGGAAAGCTAGTGATCCTAATGTCCTCACCGGTGCTTTGGTCGGAGGGCCTGATGCCTATGATAATTTTGCTGATGAAAGAGACAATTATGAGCAAACAGAGCCTGCTACCTATAACAATGCTCCACTTCTTGGCATTTTGGCTAGATTAGCTGGTGGTCATGGTGGATATAACCAACTCCTTCCTG TGGTTGCCCCAGTGCCTAATCCTGTCATTGCCAAACCGAAACCGGCACCGAAGCCCAAACGGAATCCAACTCCTG CCTCATCTTCTAGTCCAATTACTATAAACCAGAAGATGACAACTTCCTGGAATTACAAGGGCAAGACTTACTACAGATATTCCACAGTAGTGACCAACAAGTCTTACAAGACATTAAAGGCTCTCAAGCTCTCAATATCAAAGCTTTATGGTCCCATATGGGGTCTCACCAAGTCTGGCAATTCTTATGGTTTCCCAGAATGGCTCAACTCTTTACCTGCCGGAAAGAGTCTTGAGTTTGTATACATCCATGCTGCTTCTCCTGCTGATGTCTCTGTTTCAAGCTACAATTTAGCTTAA
- the LOC108476646 gene encoding mitochondrial inner membrane protein OXA1-like: MAFSRSLSSRATLIARRYQPSFAYIFHDDERKTHPSTEPQSTQKPGNFVQQRSFGTGFSNSSSGLCGLLFQDRRCSQLAFLPGTGVSFGRFMSTKVNDGAKEVEFMTDVAEAFKDTAIEAVTSQVPAVNEVAIAAADCWLPVATLQYVIDAVHSFTGFNWWASIVVTTLLIRSATVPLLINQLKATTKMTLMRPRLEEVKERMSSKGSDALSMAEGQNEMQKLFKEYGVTPFTPLKGIFIQGPIFVSFFLAISTMAEKMESFKSGGAYWFTDLSTPDSLYIFPVMTALTFLLTVECNMQEGMEGNPAAATIKNVSRVFAVLTVPFTMSFPKAIFCYWITSNIFSLGYGLVLKAPGVKKALGVPEIPKQPVDTAPRPSIDLYTALKQTLKQAKTASQQSTSLPIEPTKVANQITSSSSSSSSTINQRLRNLEKQVKGRKKNKKR; encoded by the exons ATGGCGTTTAGCCGTAGCCTTTCCAGTAGAGCAACCCTAATAGCTAGACGGTATCAACCATCGTTTGCCTACATTTTCCATGATGATGAGCGTAAGACTCATCCTTCTACCGAGCCTCAATCTACACAAAAGCCTGGTAATTTTGTTCAACAAAGATCTTTTGGAACTGGGTTTAGTAATTCATCCTCGGGGCTTTGTGGTCTATTGTTCCAAGATAGAAGATGTTCCCAACTAGCCTTTCTCCCTGGAACTGGTGTCTCTTTTGGTCGGTTTATGTCGACTAAGGTTAACGATGGGGCGAAAGAGGTCGAGTTTATGACTGATGTTGCTGAAGCTTTTAAGGATACTGCCATTGAAGCTGTGACTTCGCAGGTTCCTGCTGTGAATGAGGTTGCCATTGCTGCTGCTGATTGTTGGTTACCAGTTGCTACATTGCAGTATGTTATTGATGCGGTTCATTCTTTTACAGGCTTCAACTG GTGGGCTTCCATAGTAGTGACAACGCTTTTGATTCGAAGTGCAACTGTTCCACTTTTGATAAATCAACTTAAAGCTACCACAAAAATGACG CTAATGAGGCCACGCTTGGAGGAAGTCAAGGAGCGGATGTCAAGCAAG GGTAGTGATGCCTTGTCAATGGCTGAAGGTCAAAATGAAATGCAAAAGCTTTTCAAGGA ATATGGCGTGACTCCATTTACACCACTGAAAGGGATTTTTATTCAGGGTCCCATCTTTGTCAGCTTTTTCTTGGCT ATTTCAACAATGGCTGAGAAAATGGAATCATTTAAATCCGGTGGAGCATATTGGTTTACTGATCTCTCTACTCCAGATAGTTTATACATCTTTCCGGTTATGACAGCGCTAACTTTTTTGTTAACTGTGGAG TGTAACATGCAAGAAGGCATGGAAGGGAATCCTGCTGCTGCAACTATAAAAAATGTTTCTCGGGTCTTTGCTGTTCTTACAGTTCCGTTTACCATGAGTTTCCCAAAG GCCATATTTTGTTATTGGATCACATCGAATATATTTTCCCTTGGATATGGATTAG TGCTTAAGGCTCCTGGAGTGAAGAAGGCTTTAGGTGTTCCTGAAATACCGAAGCAACCAGTCGATACTGCACCACGGCCTTCTATTGATCTGTATACGGCTCTCAAACAAACTCTCAAACAAGCCAAAACCGCATCACAGCAGTCTACCTCGTTGCCCATTGAACCAACAAAAGTTGCGAACCAAATAACATCATCTTCATCTTCTTCGTCTTCGACCATCAATCAGAGGCTTAGAAATTTAGAGAAACAAGTAAAAGGAAGGAAGAAAAACAAGAAGAGGTGA